The genome window agtttgagtttaatacgagtttgagtttaatacgagtttgagtgaATTGTCTGAATAGTCTAGAGCTGTTTATGAATGTGGCCATGTAGTGcgctgctagagtctacagccatgtaggtgtgctgccAGAGAGTCCATAGATGTTGTATTTAGTACGGGTTTGCCGTTACAGTCGAGTCAGAGTTAGGATCTGTAGAGTTTAAAGATCTTAAAGAGTTTATATTGAGTTTCAAGAGTTTTTGAGTTTCAAAAGttcattttgagtttaaagagtttagtttgagtttaaagagtttatttcgagtttaaagagtttatttcgagtctaaagagtttatttcgagtttaaagagtttatttcgagtttaaagagtttatttcgagtttaaagagtttatttcgagtttaaagagtttatttcgagtttaaagagtttatttaaaCAAACAAACGAACAAGTTTAAACGGCAAAAAGCATTGATATGCTGGTGTAGGGTGAAAAGAAAGTTTAACAACCAATCATGCAgcgcactgaaatttaattACAGGGTAAAATGGATTCCGATATTGACACCCCGAGATCACCTACACTGCCGTCAAGAGCAAGACTGATGCAGAGTCGCGGTAGACGCTGGAGGTTAGCGACGGTGAATCTACCACAGAGGACGCTGTGGACTGCGACAGCCGAGCGTGAGGGGCCTGAAGACAAATGTCGTCACCACAGCAGGCTCTGACGACGAGGGCCCGCACGAAGAAGGACCGCGGGAGTTAAGAAGGACCTACAGTGGAGGACGTCATCAAGCATGTAACTAGTAgtgtaatttgaaaaaaaatgtttgatttcaGAGAGAAAACATTAGATAATTGCAACTGTTAATTacgggtaagtaatataagacataagAACTTAAACTATAATAGTCATATTATATACGCTCATATTATAtgtttgttttgtataccgttcaaggtgtataacgaactttagatataacatcaaaatatctacTTTTGCTAAGTATAACGTTCTTTAACtataatatcattgtatataacgatcattatgtataacgttcataatatctcagatttataatgtatattactcaatacatataacaccaaaatgcataatgctcATATTGAATAAACGcctgaaattattttaatagcaatgatgtTGGAAGGAATCATTGTGTAGTTGTaacgtaaatgtataatttttgcgTTGATGGTGTAGGTAGGATTATGAAATTAAACTACTTGACCGTCACTGGAAGCTTTATAATTGAGATAGCATATCTGTTTCCGTCGAATTATCACCAGTCCAGTGCTTTATTTGACTTCGGTTTCCTGCGACAGTGGCGACACCTGGCGGACCGCGCCATTTTTATTCCTGGTAAAAGATGTCCGGTGAACTGTTTGTCATTGGCGTTCAGTTTCCCGTCGAAGCAACAAGTGCGCAGCGAGTCAGGCTCACTGACCCTGCAACcgttacaaattaaatttaaaatatagaaATTGTTACGCGTGATACTTAAATCAATACATTATATTAATAAGTGTTTTTAAATACGAAAAGTGATCACGTAAGTACCTCATTTCTAATATTTGCACAATAAGTATGTGGTCATATATGTTTAACAGTTTTTCTGTTCGGACcactacctacattttaaataattgtgCCAATAAATAGAAAACCAGTTTACTATAGTGTTTTATTTGCAGATTTTTCTATTCGATTGTATTTCTCGTGAGAAATTATACAATCGCTTGCAATTTTAGAAGTAGAATTAATATCATTACTATTTCAGAAATGGCTAGTGATCAAAAAGGCTCGACAGAGCTGCAACCTGGTCCAAGCGGGATGTCAAACAAACGAGCTAGAAGTAGAAGTTCATCCAGCAGCAGTTCAAGCAGCACGTCAAGCTCGTCATCTTCAAGCGGTCAAAAGCGGTCGCACCGCCACCGCCACAAGAAAAGTAAGCGATCTCGGCGCTCCGCGCGCCTAATGGACAAGCTGTTCAAGGAAATGGGTGAGCTTCGCAAACATATTGCAGTTGGTAACGACAATAATGTTTGTCACGATACTAATTGTTTTGAAAATAATCGTTGCCTTGAAAATTCAAATGTTGCTTTCCCTGATAACGAGTCAATTCTGTCAGAGGTTAGTGGTGATTTATATGAAGTTAACAATGTGAATGATGCTCCATGCCCAGACGCTGAGAGTCAAGACGCAAATTCAAATTTGCCgttcacttttgacattgaaaCAAAATTAAAGGAACCTTCGGTCCCTAAAACTCCagatttttttctgaaaatgcTTCTTGACGTTCAGCGCTTGGGAAGCGCAGCATGGTCAGAGGTTAGATACTCTGATACACAAAAACTTTACAATCATACACCAGGTTTCGTAGACCTGGAATCAAACGAAGAGGTAAAAATGTATGATACTTCACGTCATCTAGCTTATGCTGATAAATCATATGCAGCTATTACCTACTGCATATTGAAACAAAAACAGGCTATTCAAGATAGTATTCGTAGTCTTTTGTCGTGGGCTAAAAATATGAATTTTTCTTATGACGAATTAAATACTAAAGTTGATGAGCTTTTCCAAAAAGGCGATCTACAAAAGGTTTCCTCTGATCTTTTACAATTAGTTTGTGGGCACCGCGCCGAAGCTATCGAAATGCGCAGAGAGGCCATTACAAGCCAAATTAAAGAACCACTTGTCAAGGCATTAGTTAACAAAATCCCCCCTTCCACAACTAACATTTTTGATGCTGATTCTTTTACATCAGCTCTTGAAAAGGCAGGAGGTGTTCGAAAAACGTTTTGGCCTCTTAAACAAAATGCTCTAAGCAAGGCAAATCAGCCTAACAGCCGCCCCTCGCGGGGGCAAGGCATACGAAAACCTACAATTCCATCGCGTGGAATTCAGTGCAATGCGACTTCAGGGTACTTTCCCTCGCAAAATATGCATATGCAAACCTGTTATAACGCACCCTCGCGGGGTGTATGCCATTGTCAGAATTGTCAACAACCGAATTACCCTTGGGTAACTCAACCATCAAACAATCATCCTGCTTACCACACAAGTGGAAGAGGGTCATTTCAAAATCGAGGCTCGCGGCCCGATCGTGGAGGTACCAGAGGACGAGGGAATGCCGGTAGAGGTTACAAAGGTAACCAGAAACGGCAGAAACCATGACTCGGAACCGTTTCAAGCAGGCCAGTTAGCGCACTTCCTCACTCAGTGGAAGAAAATGGGAGCACCAGAAATAGCATTAAAGTTAATCCGAGGATATCGCATACCATTCCTTGCAAAACCTCCTCTGGTGTATCCCAATTTAAAAACGGGCCCCTTTCACACTCCTGTGTCAAAGGAAATGTCTTTAATTGTGCACAACATGAAAGCTCAAGGTGTTCTAAGTGTAGCACAACCGTCACCAAGCTTCATTTCTCCTCTTTTCCTTGTGCCAAAACCGGACGGATCAGCTCGACCAATATTCAACTTGAAAGCGCTAAACGATTATATACTGGCCGAACCGTTTCACCTAATAAACATGCATCGGATTCCCGACTTCCTCCAACCAAACGACTGGATGTGCAAGGTAGATATATGCCAAGCTTACTTTCACGTGAAAGTAGCCGAGGCACACAGACGCTTCCTGCGCCTAATTTACAACGGAGAattgttagaaatgacgtgcTTGCCGTTCGGGCTAAGCACATCTCCGAAAACGTTCTCAATACTAACAAATTGGGTAGCTCAAACCTTGCGACAACAATGGGACGTCCGAATTGTAGTTTACCTGGACGATTTTCTGATTGTCCATCAAAATGCAGACATATTACGAGATCATGTCAAAATCACTATTCAAACCCTCATAAGTCTCGGATGGAAAGTGAATTTCGAAAAATCGATTCTGTATCCTCAAAAAAGTATAGTTTACTTAGGGATACTTTGGCGAACTTGGGAAAACTTAAAATCCTTACCAGAAGAAAAAGTAACTTCATTGCGTCAAAAACTAGAAGAAGCTCTTTTTCAAGGAAAACTGACCTTAAAAAATACTCAGAGAATAGTAGGATCTCTGAATTTCGCCAGTTTTGTCGTTCCAAGGGGTCGGCTCAATCATCGACGACTTCTAATGTTTCTAAACTCCCTGCCAGATCCATCGACCATGTCATTCCCGATACCACAAAGTGTGTCCAACGAACTAAATTGGTGGGTACAAAATTGCCAGGCGTCCACAGTTCTACATCACCCTCCCCCCACCAATTTTCTAACAACCGATGCGTCGGACCAAGCCTGGGGGGCGCAGTTGAACGACCTAGCTCTGTCAGAAGCTTGGCCTCGAGAAGAACAGAACCTTCATTGCAATCAGAAGGAAATGTTAGCCATCCTTCATGTTCTTCAAGGTTACGCTCACCTGTTGCATCACAGTTCGATGCTTATACAATGCGACAACAGGACGGCCGTAGCCCATCTAAGGAAAGAAGGGGGGTCGAAATCGTTAGCTCTAGTAAACATAACCCATCAGATTTTAGATCTTCTAGATCAAAATCAAATACACTTCAGCGTACACTATCTACCGGGCAAGTACAATTGTCAAGCCGATCACCTATCGCGTCGTCGCCTACCGCCGGAATGGCACTTACTACCGGCTTGCGTAGAGAAAGTATTTGCGAAGTGGGGAACACCGGTGGTGGATCTATTTGCCTCAGCAACAGCCCATGTGGTACACAATTATGTATCTCGAGACCTGAGAGACCCTCAAGCGATGTACCACGACGCATTCAGCACTCCATGGAACTACCCACTCGCGTGGGTGTTCCCACCACCTTTTCTGATGCCCAAAGTCCTCGCTCAATTGAACCAATCGACTGGGATATTTCTCGTAGTAGTACCTCGCTGGGAGAAAGTGTTCTGGCGGGCAGATCTCAAAGCCCGAGCGCTAGCAGCGCCTCTTACTCTGAGGAACCTGCGGAAGAATCTCGTCGACACGTTGACAGGGCTACCACCTCCCCAAGTCGACGAAATGATTCTCGAGGTTTGGAAGTGTGGGGGTGGTCTGAGGCGCTAGAGTCGTGGAGTTCAGATCAACTATCACTGCTTAAAAACTCTTGGAGAAAATCGACTTTAAGAACCTACAAAACAGCTTGGCAACGTTGGATTTCTTGGGCaagtacaaaaaatataaacCCAAAAAATCCGACAGGAGCTCAACTAGCACAGTTTTTATCAGATTTACATTTAATTGATAAATTATCTTATAATACCATACTTTTACACAAATCAGTCGTTTCTACGTTGTGTAACACTGAAACATCAAGTTGTTTGAGTTCACATGTTCTGGTGAAACACATTCTGAAGTCGATTTCCTTAACATGTCCTAAAACGGCTAAACCTCCAGTTTGGGATGTTGATCAACTAATAAAATTTTTATCCGAATATACAGTAGATGAGAACAATGCTTTCCAAACAACGCGTCATACTGCCACCTTACTACTTCTGTGCTCTGGTAGGCGCATACATGATTTAACCTTACTTACGATTGACCAGGATAATTGTATAAGATCAGACGAATGTATTATTTTTTGGCCCCAGTTTGGCTCAAAGACAGACTCTAGTAATCACAGGCAGTCCGGTTGGAAACTATTAGCAAATACCAGTAATAGTAAGCTAAATCCTCTTTTTTGGATAGAACGAACTATATCACTTCTAAATGACAGACGTAATACTGCTAAGTCGGTTAATTTGTTCATGACACTTAAAGGTCGGCCACAGCCAGCCTCACGGACGGTCATTGCTAATTGGATAAAAACTTTGTTTAAAGAAGCGAATATCGCAGCCACTCCAGGTAGCATTAGGTCAGCTGTAGCCTCAAAAAGTTGGTGGGAAAATCATTCCCTCGATGATATTATGGCGCGTGGAAATTGGCAATCAGCTAACACGTTCCAACGATTTTATAGGAGAGAAGTAGCAAGAACAAGTACTTCTTCTACGAATGTCACACGATTGTTTAATCCTGTATAGGTATTATGATAATTGATTTATATAATATAGTTAAGTAAATTTGATTTCTCAGGCACTGTGCCTGGTTCTAATCATTCAGAACAACATTGTACAATTAATATTagtacataaataaattatagtaagttataaatcatttaaaaatcattaattattatatttactaaGTGTAAAATTatcaaagaataaaataaatgaaatcaaTATTTCAGTGTTTTAATTCATATTTAATTCAGATACTAATGAGTCACATTGGCGATATATTATATTAGAATTAATCTAATAAGGGGCgacaccaggcgataacaaacaggTCTCAATTATAAAGCTTCCAGTGACGGTCAAGTAGTTTAATAGACGCGTTTTACCTGAAATAAAACGCATATTAAAATACTTACCTCACTGGA of Cydia splendana unplaced genomic scaffold, ilCydSple1.2 scaffold_128_ctg1, whole genome shotgun sequence contains these proteins:
- the LOC134805507 gene encoding uncharacterized protein LOC134805507; its protein translation is MASDQKGSTELQPGPSGMSNKRARSRSSSSSSSSSTSSSSSSSGQKRSHRHRHKKSKRSRRSARLMDKLFKEMGELRKHIAVGNDNNVCHDTNCFENNRCLENSNVAFPDNESILSEVSGDLYEVNNVNDAPCPDAESQDANSNLPFTFDIETKLKEPSVPKTPDFFLKMLLDVQRLGSAAWSEVRYSDTQKLYNHTPGFVDLESNEEVKMYDTSRHLAYADKSYAAITYCILKQKQAIQDSIRSLLSWAKNMNFSYDELNTKVDELFQKGDLQKVSSDLLQLVCGHRAEAIEMRREAITSQIKEPLVKALVNKIPPSTTNIFDADSFTSALEKAGGVRKTFWPLKQNALSKANQPNSRPSRGQGIRKPTIPSRGIQCNATSGYFPSQNMHMQTCYNAPSRGVCHCQNCQQPNYPWVTQPSNNHPAYHTSGRGSFQNRGSRPDRGGTRGRGNAGRGYKGNQKRQKP